One genomic window of Arcobacter sp. CECT 8986 includes the following:
- a CDS encoding bifunctional diguanylate cyclase/phosphodiesterase, with translation MSLSKQLYIIIAFIFLIIFTGNFIISVQNTKEYLETEASTKAQDTATSLGMSLKGLMKNKNDAEIQSIINAIANRGFYKEIRLENAVFTITKKQLIKFEENRQVDNTWKLSNLKVDKNLGEIESNNDELELMQELEALESNNSSTMKVNEPKKYKFTPSNKLDKKTIKIEFTASKNGKKIDTFSTIKLNKTIVKVTRAEKFDYVPQWFINAISINLKEMKSEISDGWKTTAIIYVSANAGDAYAKLYEQAKNGIIYSLIAFIISMVLLFIFVQYLLKPLKNIEKLAQSISIGNFKTIEKLPYTTEMRNVAISMNEMSTKIESVISKLNKNLEKLTQKLSKDELTGLNIKQTFETDMKKMFISKSRGFIFTIKIDNLSAFAKTHTNDEVNKFIKKFAKVLEKCRQDKEVNLTAYRFYGSEFALITDGINYEQAKDLTKIIKQNFEELAQEFGKEDIAHIGATPFNPIGTTQEMLLAANEAYEKAKLIGPNEAYIRDNDDLARDMNAWRDLVFDIIGNQKFEVDYIGDAKVLNGSNAGVTVMQEAFTKAFDLEKNPIPIGTFVSIAEKYEKIVDFDKAVISKIIDDIRKQKITHNISINLSFDSIDDLDFIIWLKETLTKNKDIAQQIVFSLTAYAVTKNITKFKNFVDVVHSLDSKIIIKRFESKFIALDDIKDLDLDYIRLAREYTKNIKNDSSKQSFVEALVELTHLLNIKLFAENVIDEEDLEKVKELKVYAASK, from the coding sequence ATGTCTTTATCAAAACAATTATATATCATAATTGCATTTATTTTTTTAATTATCTTTACTGGTAATTTTATAATTAGTGTTCAAAATACTAAAGAGTACTTAGAAACTGAGGCTAGTACAAAAGCACAAGATACTGCAACATCACTAGGAATGAGTCTAAAAGGACTTATGAAAAATAAAAATGATGCAGAAATCCAATCAATAATAAATGCTATTGCAAATAGAGGGTTTTATAAAGAGATTAGATTAGAAAATGCTGTTTTTACTATTACAAAAAAACAGTTAATTAAATTTGAAGAGAATAGACAAGTTGATAATACATGGAAACTTTCTAATTTAAAAGTTGATAAAAATCTTGGGGAAATAGAAAGTAACAACGATGAATTAGAACTTATGCAAGAACTTGAAGCTTTAGAATCAAATAACTCTTCTACAATGAAAGTAAATGAACCTAAAAAATATAAATTTACACCATCAAATAAACTTGATAAAAAAACTATAAAAATAGAGTTTACTGCATCTAAAAATGGTAAAAAAATTGATACTTTTTCAACTATAAAACTAAATAAAACAATTGTAAAAGTTACAAGAGCAGAAAAGTTTGATTATGTTCCTCAATGGTTTATAAATGCAATTTCAATTAATTTAAAAGAGATGAAAAGTGAAATAAGTGATGGATGGAAAACTACTGCTATTATTTATGTTAGTGCAAATGCAGGTGATGCTTATGCGAAACTTTATGAACAAGCAAAAAATGGAATAATATATTCACTTATTGCATTTATAATCTCTATGGTTTTACTGTTTATTTTTGTTCAATATCTTTTAAAACCACTTAAAAATATAGAAAAACTTGCACAAAGCATCTCTATTGGGAATTTTAAAACAATTGAAAAACTTCCTTATACAACTGAGATGAGAAATGTTGCTATTTCAATGAATGAGATGTCAACAAAAATAGAATCAGTAATTAGTAAGTTAAATAAAAATCTAGAAAAACTTACTCAAAAACTATCAAAAGATGAATTAACTGGATTAAATATAAAACAGACTTTTGAAACAGATATGAAAAAAATGTTTATCTCAAAATCAAGAGGTTTTATTTTTACTATAAAAATTGATAATTTAAGTGCATTTGCAAAAACACATACAAATGATGAAGTAAATAAATTTATCAAAAAATTTGCAAAAGTATTAGAAAAATGTAGACAAGATAAAGAAGTAAACTTAACTGCATATAGATTTTATGGTTCTGAATTTGCTTTAATAACAGATGGAATAAACTATGAGCAAGCAAAAGATTTGACTAAAATCATAAAACAAAACTTCGAAGAGTTAGCTCAAGAGTTTGGAAAAGAAGATATTGCACATATTGGAGCAACACCTTTTAATCCAATAGGAACAACTCAAGAGATGTTACTTGCTGCAAATGAAGCTTATGAAAAAGCTAAACTTATTGGTCCAAATGAGGCTTATATAAGAGATAATGACGATTTAGCAAGAGATATGAACGCATGGAGAGATTTAGTTTTTGATATTATTGGAAATCAAAAATTTGAAGTTGATTATATTGGAGATGCAAAAGTTCTAAATGGAAGTAACGCAGGAGTTACAGTGATGCAAGAAGCATTTACTAAAGCTTTTGATTTAGAGAAAAATCCTATTCCAATTGGTACATTTGTATCAATTGCAGAAAAATATGAAAAAATAGTTGATTTTGACAAAGCTGTTATTTCAAAAATTATTGATGATATAAGAAAACAAAAAATAACTCATAATATCTCTATTAACTTATCTTTTGATTCAATTGATGATTTAGATTTCATCATTTGGCTAAAAGAGACTCTAACAAAAAATAAAGATATTGCTCAACAAATTGTATTTTCTTTGACAGCATATGCAGTTACAAAAAATATAACAAAATTCAAAAACTTTGTTGATGTTGTACATAGTTTAGATTCTAAGATTATTATAAAAAGATTTGAGTCTAAATTTATCGCACTTGATGATATAAAAGATTTAGATTTAGATTATATTAGACTTGCAAGAGAATATACAAAAAATATCAAGAATGATAGTTCAAAACAGAGTTTTGTTGAGGCATTGGTTGAGTTAACACACCTTTTAAATATCAAACTATTTGCAGAAAATGTAATAGATGAAGAGGACTTAGAAAAAGTTAAAGAATTGAAAGTTTATGCAGCAAGTAAGTAG
- a CDS encoding transglutaminase-like cysteine peptidase: MNKTIIAVVLAFSILTSFSIATIPKNFSQKKLDDFTQKYGEKAAKRLLLWDDLIEAAKDKKILYKLKMVNDFFNQIRYERDINHWGKVDYWASPFEFLGTGAGDCEDYAIAKYFTLRQLGIEDSKLRIVYVKLLNRNSKYEQAHMVLTYYHKPNATPIVLDNVNKKLKLATKRPDLKPVYSFNAGGLWRAKNKGSQRIGENNLKSWKDLMTRI; the protein is encoded by the coding sequence ATGAATAAAACAATTATCGCAGTTGTTCTAGCTTTTTCAATCCTTACTTCTTTTTCAATCGCAACAATTCCTAAAAACTTTTCACAAAAAAAACTTGATGATTTCACTCAGAAATATGGGGAAAAAGCTGCCAAAAGATTACTTTTGTGGGATGATTTAATAGAAGCTGCAAAAGACAAGAAAATCTTATACAAACTAAAAATGGTAAATGACTTTTTCAATCAAATAAGATATGAAAGAGATATTAATCATTGGGGTAAAGTTGATTATTGGGCAAGTCCATTTGAGTTTTTAGGAACTGGTGCAGGAGATTGTGAAGATTATGCAATAGCAAAATATTTTACACTTAGACAATTAGGTATTGAAGATAGTAAGCTAAGAATCGTGTATGTTAAGCTTCTTAATAGAAACTCAAAATATGAACAAGCACATATGGTACTTACTTATTATCATAAACCAAATGCAACGCCTATTGTATTAGATAATGTAAATAAAAAGTTGAAACTAGCAACAAAAAGACCTGACTTAAAACCAGTTTACAGTTTCAATGCGGGTGGGTTATGGAGAGCTAAAAACAAAGGTTCTCAAAGAATAGGCGAAAATAATCTTAAATCTTGGAAAGATTTAATGACTAGAATATAA
- a CDS encoding MFS transporter, with product MIKSVIPLSSIIALRFLGLFLVLPVLSAYALNLKGATNEVVGIVVGGYALTQMLFQVPFGIMSDKLGRKGTIVTGLLLFAIGSYFCAIADDIYTLMFGRFLQGSGAIGAVVTAMISDIVKEEQRPKAMAVMGGSIAMSFAVSMLAGPTISAYAGGVGTLFYITMFLALASILILFKAVPEPPHITHTYNKKANLKQIFSNSNLIKMNITNFLQKGLMTFAFMIIPIVLIHQFNWDIKELWKVYLPAMVLGVLSMGPAAVMAEKKGKFKEILMIGIAFFAISYLIIGTTSSSLVFVIGVMIFFAGFNMHEPIMQSLASKFAKVHQRGLMLGIFNACGYFGTFCGGLIGGIFYEDVSLSTLVIAIAVVCIIWIVLIATMPNPAKRKSAYLSLDKYKRDNAHKLHDIAHIDEWYINETENIIVVKYDSRQIDEDGVKNLLK from the coding sequence ATGATTAAATCAGTTATACCTCTTAGTTCAATTATAGCATTAAGATTTTTAGGTCTATTTTTAGTTCTACCGGTATTATCTGCTTATGCACTTAACTTAAAAGGAGCAACAAATGAAGTAGTTGGTATTGTTGTTGGTGGTTATGCACTTACACAAATGCTATTTCAAGTTCCTTTTGGAATTATGAGTGATAAGTTAGGTAGAAAAGGTACTATTGTTACAGGTCTTTTATTATTTGCAATTGGTTCATATTTTTGTGCAATTGCTGATGATATTTATACTTTAATGTTTGGACGGTTTTTACAAGGTTCAGGAGCAATTGGTGCAGTAGTTACTGCTATGATTAGTGATATTGTAAAAGAGGAGCAAAGACCAAAAGCTATGGCTGTGATGGGTGGTTCTATTGCTATGAGTTTTGCAGTTTCAATGTTAGCAGGTCCTACAATTAGTGCTTATGCAGGTGGAGTTGGTACTCTTTTTTATATAACAATGTTTTTAGCATTAGCTTCAATATTGATTCTGTTTAAAGCTGTTCCAGAACCTCCACATATTACACACACATATAATAAAAAAGCAAATTTAAAACAAATCTTTTCAAACTCAAATCTAATCAAGATGAATATTACAAACTTTTTACAAAAAGGTTTAATGACATTTGCATTTATGATTATTCCTATTGTGTTAATTCATCAGTTTAACTGGGATATAAAAGAGTTATGGAAAGTTTATCTTCCTGCGATGGTTTTAGGTGTTCTTTCAATGGGACCAGCTGCTGTAATGGCAGAGAAAAAAGGAAAATTCAAAGAAATACTTATGATTGGTATTGCATTTTTTGCAATTTCATATTTAATTATAGGTACAACATCTAGCTCTTTAGTATTTGTTATTGGAGTTATGATATTTTTTGCTGGATTTAATATGCACGAACCAATCATGCAATCACTTGCTTCAAAATTTGCAAAAGTTCATCAAAGAGGTTTGATGCTTGGTATTTTTAATGCATGTGGTTATTTTGGAACATTTTGTGGAGGACTTATTGGTGGTATTTTCTATGAAGATGTATCACTTTCTACATTAGTTATAGCAATTGCTGTTGTATGTATAATTTGGATTGTACTTATTGCAACAATGCCAAATCCTGCAAAAAGAAAAAGTGCTTATTTAAGTTTAGATAAATATAAAAGAGATAATGCACATAAATTACATGATATTGCTCATATTGATGAGTGGTATATCAATGAAACAGAAAATATTATCGTAGTAAAATATGATAGTCGTCAAATAGATGAAGATGGTGTTAAGAACTTATTAAAATAA